Genomic window (Streptomyces sp. NBC_00078):
AGGCCGGGCCTATCGATATGAGGCCGTCTCCACCAGGGCCGCCTACGCGGCTGCTCTGATGAACGAAGCCTGGTCGCAGAGCGACAACCCCGCCGCCGCTCTCGTCGCCTTCTTCGGGATGATGAGCGAGGAACAGCGACAGGCCCTCAGCGACGCCGTACGCATGGTCCAAGGCCCGGAAACACCCGAAGCGGCCCCGGATACCGGCGGCGAAACCGCCCGTGAGAACCCCGGGTCGGCGCAGGAGCGCGACGGGCGATAGCGTCCGCACATGTCAGCAGAGAGTCCCGAAGGCCCCGAAGGCCCCGAAGCCAGCGCTAAAGCCATCACTGTCCGGAGGGCCCGCACCAGCGATGTCCCGGCCGTGCGCCGTCTCCTTGACACGTACGTCCGCGGCAGCATCCTGCTCGACAAAGCAACGGTGACGCTTTACGAGGACATCCAGGAGTTCTGGATCGCCGAACGGGACGACAACGCCGAGGTGGTCGGCTGCGGTGCGCTGCACGTGATGTGGGAAGACCTCGCGGAAGTGCGTACTCTCGCCGTGAAGCCCGGCATGAAGGGCGCCGGGGTCGGACACCAGTTGCTGCAGAAGTTGCTGCACACCGCGCGCTGGCTGGGCGTTCGGCGCGTTTTCTGTCTGACCTTCGAAGTGGACTTCTTCGCCAAGCACGGCTTCGTCGAGATCGGAGAGACACCCGTCGACACCGATGTCTACGCGGAGCTACTGCGTTCCTATGACGAGGGCGTAGCGGAGTTCCTGGGTCTCGAACGGGTGAAACCGAACACCTTGGGCAACAGCCGGATGCTTCTGCATCTGTGATCGCCGATCACCGCGGTGTATTCCGCCGGGCCGTGCCCAGGTTCCCTATGTCCGAAACGCGTATGTTTCCGGACGGGATGGGCCGCCCGTCTCCCGCTTGGTTCGCAGCGATCGCACGGCCGCTCTCTCGGCCCGCCTCTCAGTCCGCCTTCGGCCGGTCTCTCAGCCGGTCTCTCCGAGGGGTTTGTGTTTTTCCCCCAAAAGCGGTTTGCTTTCCGACGTACTGCAGTACTGCATATAACAGGGGACGGCGAAACGGCGGACGCCGCAGGCCCCCGGCCCTCAAGTTATCGATGAAAGGAAATCCGGTGGCACAGAAGGTTCAGGTCCTTCTTGTCGATGACCTCGACGGCGGCGAGGCGGACGAGACCGTCACGTTCGCGTTGGACGGCAAGACTTACGAGATCGATCTCACGACCGCCAATGCGGACAAGCTCCGTGGCCTTCTCGACGCCTACGTGAAGGGTGGTCGTCGTACCGGCGGCCGTGCTTCGGGCGGACGCGGAAAGGCGCGCGCCGCTTCCGGTGGCAGCCAGGACACCGCGCAGATCCGCGCGTGGGCGAAGGAGAACGGTTACGAGGTCAACGACCGCGGCCGTGTTCCCGCGTCCATCCGCGAGGCCTACGAGAAGGCCAACGCCTGATCGATGGCCTACGGCAGGGCCAAGGGCTCGGCGCACACGCGCCGCAGCCGCAACCGGTGGCAATGTGTCGCCACCGTGTCCACGAGTCGTACGAGATCGGGGGCGCCACCACCGCCCCCCACGGCCGACAGTGCCGGCAGCGAGGCCTCGACCTCGCGCCCCGGCTCGGGGGGCCGCAGCCACACGGCGGCCCCCTGCAGGGTGCCCGGACGCCCCACCCGGGGCGGCAACGGCGCCTCCATGACGCCGCCCAGGCCGGTCGCGGTCAGATCGAGCGTGAGCGCGCCCCATTCCAGCCAGTCCAGCAGCCCCGGCAACTCGTTGGCGCTCCCCGCGGCCACCAGCAGCCGCATCCGGCCGCCCTGCACGGCCACCGGCGATGCCGGCGCGAGATGGCGCAGGCCCGCGATGCCCGCCTCGGCCGGCATCTCCAGGACGTCGAAGCGGTCGCCCACGCGAAGCCGTACCGGAGCTCCAGGATGTTCCGCCCGCGCGGGCACGGTCGCCCAGCCCAGTTCGTTCTCGTACCAACGCCGGGTGCGATCGACCGGAACCACCGGATCGAGCGGCCGACGGGGGAGCGGGACCGCAGGGAGGCTGCCAACCATGCCAAGCGCAACTGTCGCAAGGGCCTCCGAGTTACGCTGGGTGTTCTAGTGGATGCGCAGAGTGCCGGAAATAAGGGCGCGCGGGGGTATGGGGTGGCGCAAGGTTGTTCGCCCGTAGCGGAGGGAACGGGTGCGCGCGGCATGGAGTGTCAGTCCCAGCGGGTAAGACATCCCTAGTGGGAGGGGGCGACACGCAGGACAGGGCGTCTCACGTTCGCCATCGGCGTACTGATGGTGAGGGTAACCACCTGGCCTGCGGGAACATCGTCTCGCACCATCGGGTTGGAGCAGATGTCGGCGTTCGGGGTCAGGAGGCAGTGTTGGTTCTCGGTCCGGTGTCGGCAGTTGGAATGAGCGGTCCCCGCTTGCGGGACTAAGCTGCGGAAGGACAGAGAGGGGAAGTTCCCCCCACTGCCTGACCGCTCTGAGGAGCGATTAACGATGTTCGAGAGGTTCACCGACCGCGCGCGGCGGGTTGTCGTCCTGGCTCAGGAAGAAGCCCGGATGCTCAACCACAACTACATCGGCACCGAGCACATCCTCCTGGGCCTGATCCACGAGGGTGAGGGTGTCGCCGCCAAGGCCCTTGAGAGCCTCGGGATTTCGCTCGAGGCGGTCCGCCAGCAGGTGGAGGAGATCATCGGCCAGGGCCAGCAGGCCCCGTCCGGGCACATCCCCTTCACCCCCCGTGCCAAGAAGGTCCTGGAGCTGTCGCTCCGGGAGGCCCTTCAGCTGGGCCACAACTACATCGGCACGGAGCACATCCTGCTCGGCCTGATCCGTGAGGGCGAGGGCGTCGCCGCCCAGGTCCTGGTCAAGCTGGGTGCCGATCTCAACCGGGTGCGGCAGCAGGTCATCCAGCTGCTCTCCGGTTACCAGGGCAAGGAGACCGCCGGCGCCAGTGGCGGCCCTGCCGAGGGCACCCCCTCGACGTCCCTGGTCCTCGACCAGTTCGGCCGGAACCTCACCCAGGCCGCTCGTGAGTCCAAGCTCGACCCGGTCATCGGGCGCGAGAAGGAGATCGAGCGGGTCATGCAGGTGCTGTCCCGCCGTACGAAGAACAACCCGGTCCTGATCGGTGAGCCCGGCGTCGGCAAGACCGCCGTCGTCGAAGGCCTCGCCCAGGCCATCGTCAAGGGCGAGGTGCCCGAGACCCTCAAGGACAAGCACCTCTACACCCTGGACCTCGGCGCGCTGGTCGCCGGCTCCCGCTACCGCGGTGATTTCGAGGAGCGCCTGAAGAAGGTCCTCAAGGAGATCCGCACCCGCGGCGACATCATCCTGTTCATCGACGAGCTGCACACGCTGGTCGGTGCGGGTGCCGCCGAGGGCGCCATCGACGCGGCTTCGATCCTGAAGCCGATGCTGGCCCGCGGTGAGCTGCAGACCATCGGCGCCACCACGCTGGACGAGTACCGCAAGCACCTGGAGAAGGACGCCGCCCTCGAGCGCCGCTTCCAGCCCATCCAGGTCGCCGAGCCGTCCCTGCCGCACACGATCGAGATCCTCAAGGGTCTGCGTGACCGGTACGAGGCCCACCACCGTGTCTCCATCACGGACGAGGCGCTGGTCCAGGCCGCCACCCTGGCCGACCGGTACATCTCGGACCGCTTCCTGCCGGACAAGGCGATCGACCTGATCGACGAGGCCGGCTCCCGGATGCGCATCCGCCGGATGACCGCGCCGCCGGACCTGCGCGAGTTCGACGAGAAGATCGCGGGCGTGCGCCGCGACAAGGAGTCCGCGATCGACTCGCAGGACTTCGAGAAGGCCGCCTCCCTCCGCGACAAGGAGAAGCAGCTCCTGGCCGCCAAGGCCAAGCGGGAGAAGGAGTGGAAGGCCGGCGACATGGACGTCGTCGCCGAGGTCGACGGTGAGCTGATCGCCGAGGTCCTCGCGACGGCCACCGGCATCCCGGTCTTCAAGCTGACCGAGGAGGAGTCCTCGCGTCTGCTGCGCATGGAGGACGAGCTCCACAAGCGTGTCATCGGCCAGGTCGACGCCGTCAAGGCGCTGTCGAAGGCGATCCGTCGTACGCGTGCGGGCCTCAAGGACCCGAAGCGCCCCGGCGGTTCGTTCATCTTCGCCGGCCCGTCCGGCGTCGGTAAGACGGAGCTGTCCAAGGCCCTCGCGGAGTTCCTCTTCGGTGACGAGGACGCGCTGATCTCCCTCGACATGTCGGAGTTCAGCGAGAAGCACACGGTGTCGCGTCTCTTCGGTTCGCCCCCCGGATACGTGGGCTACGAAGAGGGCGGCCAGCTGACCGAGAAGGTCCGCCGCAAGCCGTTCTCCGTCGTCCTGTTCGACGAGGTCGAGAAGGCCCACCCGGACATCTTCAACTCGCTGCTGCAGATCCTGGAGGACGGTCGCCTGACCGACTCCCAGGGCCGGGTCGTGGACTTCAAGAACACGGTCATCATCATGACCACCAACCTCGGCACCCGGGACATCTCCAAGGGCTTCAACCTGGGCTTCGCGGCCTCGGGTGACAAGAAGTCCAACTACGAGCGCATGAAGAACAAGGTCTCGGACGAGCTCAAGCAGCACTTCCGTCCCGAGTTCCTCAACCGCGTCGACGACGTGGTGGTCTTCCCGCAGCTGACCCAGGGCGACATCCTCAAGATCGTCGACCTGATGGTGGCCAAGGTGGACGAGCGCCTCAAGGACCGGGACATGGGCATCGAGCTCTCCCAGTCCGCCAAGGAGCTGCTGTCCACCAAGGGCTACGACCAGGTGCTGGGTGCGCGTCCGCTGCGTCGCACCATCCAGCGCGAGATCGAGGACACGCTCTCGGAGAAGATCCTCTTCGGCGAGCTGCGCCCCGGTCACATCGTGGTCGTCGACACGGAGGGCGAGGGCGAGACCAAGACCTTCACCTTCCGCGGCGAGGAGAAGTCGGCACTGCCCGACGCCCCGCCGATCGAGCAGGCCGCGGGTGGGGCAGGACCCAACCTGAGCAAGGAGGCGTGACCCTGCGGGGTTGAGCCGTCGAAGAGGGCCGGTGCCGTTCGGGCACCGGCCCTCTTCGCATGGTCGGAGGAAGGGAGGGTGGGGGAGAGCCGTCGTCGCATGCGTTCCGCGACGGCTGGAGCCCACCCGGTTCTCAGGACAACTGGCCGTCGTAGTCCGGGAGTTTGAACGCCTTCTCGGCGTGGCCGCCCGACAGGTCGGTGGCGCTGTTGCCGACGTTCGCGATGATCGTGTAGCCCTTGTTCTCGATGTCGACGCGCTGGGCGGTCTTGTAGGCGGCGACGTCCTTGAACAGGTCGAACAGACCGCGGGCGTAGAGACCGGAGACGTCGTAGCCGTCGTGCTCGAGGTTCCACTCGGTGGGCGCGTAGATGATGCCGGGGCGGGCGGTGACGAAGAACAGGGAGACGCCGTGCGCCTGGGCGTACTCGGCGACGTCCAGGACGGGCTTGTTGGCCGGCTGCGGGAAGCTGAAGCCGAAGTCGGTCTCCAGCGTGGTGTTGTCGATGTCGAAGACGATCGCCTGCTTCTCGCCGGGTCCGGCCGCGGCGATGCGCTGCTTCAGATAGGGCAGGGCCTGATCCATCACCGTCTGGCAGTCCTTCTGCCAGGTCGCATGGTCGACGTCCTCGGTGCTCGTCGCCGCGTTGGCGGGGACGGCCAGTGCCATGAGGGCGGAAGCGGAGACTGCGGTGACCGCTGCGCGGCGCGCCCAGGGGCGTCGGCTTCTCATGTGTGGGGGTCCTCTCACGTCCGTCTGCCGTTGTCTGGTGCATGTTCGGTGGCGAGGGTGGCGCAAGGGGAACCGTAGGGTTACTGAAGGGTAGGTGACCAGAGACGTGCGTCACATGATGGCATGAACATTACCGACCGGGAGGCGTCAAGTCCCGTAGCAGATCTGGCCGTTCGGGCGGGCGAGTCGGGGGAGTCGGGCGAGTCGGGCGCGGGGGACGGTGACCGTGAACCGGACCTGGCGCTAGCCCGCGGTGTCATGACCCTCGGGTCATCCATGCGGCTTTCCCTGGGGCCTGGTTGAGGGACGGCAAGGTAGTCCCGGTCATATCGCGGAGAGTGTGGATCTTGCGGGCCGGTGACATGCCGCACAGGCGATTTGTCCGTTACTAGGGCGGATAGTGGCAGCCCCGATGTGGGCAAAAAGGATTTTTGGTTAGGAACCTCAGGGGCGGTTTTGCCGTCGTGGGCCGGATCGGATTCCCGTCTGTCCCTGATGGGCGTTGTGTCAAGGAGTGGGAAGTTTTGCGGTGAAGTACTAGCTTCCGTCGTAGATCACAGGTTTTGGGCTCCGTGGGTCTCCGGGTTACCAAGGGATGGTCCACCCGACGGCCGCCTGTGCGCCGGGTGGCTCTTCTGTCCCCGTCTTCCCGAGGTTTCTATGTCTTCGCGTGTCACGTCCCGTTCCTCCCGTACGTCCCAGCTCCGCACCCGCGCAGCCGTCCTGGCCGCCGGCCTGGGAGTGTCGGTCGTGCTGGGTGCCGGGGTCGCGGCAGCCGCCGATGCCACCTCCGCCTCCAGCGCCGCGAGCGCCGCGAGTGCCGTCGAGGCGCAGGCCGCCGCGCAGGCCAAGGCCGCCAAGGCCGCGGCGAGCGCGAAGGTGAAGGCGCAGGCGGCCGCGGAGAAGACCGCTGCCAAGAAGGCCGCCGCTGCCAAGAAGGCGGCCGTTGCCAAGAAGGCGGCCGCGGCCAAGAAGGCCGTCTCCTGGGTGCACCCGGTGAAGAAGTACAAGCTGTCCGCGAAGTTCAACCAGGCCGGCGGTATGTGGCAGTCCACCCACAGCGGGCAGGACTTCGCCGTGTCCAGCGGCACGGACGTCGTCGCCGCCCACGGCGGTACGGTCGTCAAGGCCGGCGGGAACGGCGCCGGCGACGGCCCCGCGTACGGCAACGCCATCGTCATCAGGCATGGCAACGGCACCTACTCGCAGTACGCCCACCTGTCGCGGATCGACGTCAGGGTCGGCCAGGTCGTCGCCACCGGCCAGCACATAGCCCGGTCCGGCAACACGGGCAACTCCAGCGGCCCGCACCTGCACTTCGAGATCCGCAGGACCCCGAACTTCGGCTCGGCCGTCGACCCGGTCGCCTTCCTGCGCGCCAAGGGCCTGTCCCTCTAGGGCGGGCGCGTCCGGGGAGGGAGCGTCTAGGACGGGTGCGAGGCCTGGTGCGCCTGGGTCACCAGGTCCGTGGCGACTTCGAGGACCGCCCTGCGCTTGTCCTCGGGGTCGCCCTCGACGTCGTTGAGGACGAACATCCCGGCGTGCAGCGTGAACATCGCGCTGACGCAGCGGACCTGGTCGATCAGCTCGGCCTGCGGGTCGACGAGGATGTCGCGCATGCCCATCATGCGGCTGCGGAACGTCTCGCCGATGCTCAGTTCCTTCACCGTCCCCTGGTTCTCCTGCATGAAGCGGAAGAGCGGGGTCGCGCCGGCGAGGGCGTCGCTGTAGCGGCGGATGATCTCGTGCTTGGTCTCCAGCGACTGCGGCTGCTTCCCGCCCCACTCGATCAGTTCCACGATCGGCTGTGAGAGGTCCTCGAAGATGCTGACGAGGATCTCTTCCTTTGTCTTGAAGTGGTAGTAGAGCGCCGCCTTGGTGACGTCGAGGCGCTCGGCGATCTCGCGCAACGACGTCTTCTCGTAGCCCTGCTCGGCGAAGAGTTCGAGCGCCACGTCCTGGATGCGCTGGCGGGTGTCTCCGCGGCGCTGATGCTTGGTGCCGTCCATGGTGCCGCCCATCCTTGCACTCCCGAGAAACTTACTTGACGCCCGGCTAGTTGCGGGTCTACCTTCCCAGTGTAGTCAACTAGCCGGGCGGCAAGTAAGTAGCTGGCCGGGGGGAACGCCCAGGGAGTGGGGACGATGGCGGACACACAGACGGTCGAGACGAAGCCCGAGAAACAACCGAAGAGCGTGCGTGTGGTGCTGCTCGCGCTCATGATCACCATGATGCTCGCGATGCTCGACAACATGATCGTGGGCACGGCGATGCCGACGATCGTGGGCGAGCTCGGCGGACTCGAGCACCTGGCCTGGGTGGTGACGGCGTACACGCTGGCCACCGCGGCGTCCACCCCGGTCTGGGGCAAGCTCGGTGACATGTACGGCCGCAAGGCCACCTTCATGACCTCGATCGTGATCTTCCTGATCGGCTCCGCGCTCAGCGGCATGGCCCAGAACATGGGCGAGCTGATCGGCTTCCGGGCCGTGCAGGGTCTCGGCGCCGGCGGCCTGATGGTCGGCGTCATGGCGATTATCGGTGACCTGATTCCGCCGCGGGAGCGCGGCAAGTACCAGGGCATGATGGCCGGCGTCATGGCGCTCGCGATGATCGGCGGTCCGCTGGTCGGCGGCACCATCACCGACAACTGGGGCTGGCGCTGGTCCTTCTACATAAACCTGCCGCTCGGCGTGGTCTCGCTCGCTCTCATCAGCGTCGTGCTGCACCTGCCGAAGAAGCGCTCCCAGGCGGGCATCGACTACCTCGGTGTCGTGCTGCTGACCGTGGGCATCACCTCCATCGTGCTCGTCACCACCTGGGGAGGTTCGCAGTACGCCTGGACCTCCGCGCGGATCATGGAGCTCATCGGCATCGGTGTGGCCGCGCTGATCGGGTTCGTGTTCTGGCAGACCAAGGCGGCGGAGCCGGTCGTGCCGCTGCACATCTTCCGCAGCCGCAACTTCACGCTGATGTCGGTCATCGGCTTCATCACCGGTTTCGTGATGTTCGGCGCGACGCTGTTCCTGCCGCTGTACCAGCAGTCCGTGCAGGGTGCCTCCGCGACCAACTCCGGGCTGCTGCTCCTGCCGATGCTCGGCGCGATGCTGGTCACCTCGATGGTGGCCGGCCGGGTGACCACCAACACCGGCAAGTACAAGGTGTTCCCGATCGTCGGCAGCGCCCTGATGATCGTCGGGCTGTACCTGCTGTCCACGATGGACACCGGGACCTCGCGGTTCATGTCCGGTGTGTTCATGGCGGTCGTCGGGCTCGGCATGGGCTGCCTGATGCAGATCACCATGCTGGTCGCGCAGAACAGCGTCGAGATGAAGGACATGGGCGTCGCGTCCTCGTCGACCACCCTGTTCCGTACGCTCGGCTCCTCCTTCGGAGTCGCGATCATGGGTGCCCTGTTCAACAACCGCGTCCAGGACGTCATGACCGAGCGGGCCGGGGCGCTGGGCGCGAAGATCACCGAGAAGTCGGCGTCGCTGGACGCGAAGAGCCTGGAGAAGCTGCCGACGGCGGTGCGCGAGGCGTACCAGCACGCGGTGTCCGCGGGCACTCACTCGGCCTTCCTGCTCGGCGCGATCGTCGCGGTGGTCGCGCTGGTGGCGGCGGTCTTCGTGAAGGAGGTCGCGCTGCGCGGGACGGGACCGAAGCCGGAGGAGGGTCCGGCGGACGGCGCGGCAGTGCAGCCGTCGGTCGTCGAGGCCGTCTGATCCCACAGTGAGCCGAAGGCCCCCGGCAGGTGTCCGCCCCGGGGGCCTTCCTCATGCCTGACACGGCTCGGGGGGGGGCGTTGTCAGTGCCCCGTGCGACCATCGGGCTCATGGACAAGATGCGGCAGTTGCGGCTGGCCAAGGACGCCATGGACCGCGACTGGGCCGATCCTGAGCTGGACCTTGGCGCGGTGGCCGCGCACGCCGGGTACTCGCGCTACCACTTTCTACGGGCCTTCAAGGCGGCGTACGACGAGACGCCCGGCCACTATCTGACGCACCGCCGCATCGAGCGGGCCGAGGAGATGCTCCGCAGCGCCGATCTGAGCGTCACCGAGATCTGCCATCTGGTCGGCTTCAGCAGCCTCGGCACGTTCTCGGCCCGCTTCAAGGACCGCACAGGGCTGACGCCGAGCGAGTACCGGACCATGCACGTCGGCCGCGGGGCCGCGCTGATACCGGGCTGCTACGCGATGCTGTGGGCCGGCGGCTTCCCGCGCCGGGCGGCGATTCAGGAGCGCAACTCTGAAGAAGCGTCCTGACCCCCGCCCTGCCTACGGTGACGGACAGAACACCGGAACCGAGCCGGAAAGAGCAGAACCATGATCTTGGGCCTGGGCATCAGCACCGTATGGACCTTCGACCAGCAGCGCACCAAGGCCTTCTTCACCGAGAAGCTGGGCTTCGAGCTGCGGGACGACGTCTCCATGGGAGACATGAAGTGGATCACCGTCGGCGCCAAGGACCAGCCGGGGGTCGAGCTGGCCCTGATGAGCCTGGACGGCCCGGGCCTCGACCCGGAGTCCGCCGAGGCGCTGAGGAGGCTGGTCAGCAAGGGGGTGCTGGGCGCTGGGGCGTTCCGCACGGACGACTGCCGCGGGGACTACGAGACCTTCAAGGCGCGCGGCGTGGAGTTCCTGCAGGATCCGCAGGAGCGGCCGTACGGCATCGAGGCGATCTTCCGTGACGACAACGGCAACTGGTACTCACTGACCGAGCGCAGCGAGGGACTCGACTTCACGAAGGACTTCGGGTGACCACCGTCGCCGCCGAGCACACAGCCGTCCGCGTGGCCCTGTGGCGGGCCCTGCATCTGCGGGCCGATCCACCGCCGTACGTCATGGAGGACGAGATCGGGCTGCGGCTCGTGGATTCGGGTGACGGGTGGCGCGACCGGCCCGACATGGACGTGCACGCCACACGCCGCACCAGGGCGTCCATCGTGGCCCGGGCCCGGTTCGTCGAGGATCTGGTCGTGGAGCGGGCGGAGGAGGGCGTGGATCAGTACGTCGTCCTCGGTGCCGGGCTCGATACGTTCGCGCAGCGGCGGCCGGAGGTCGGCACCCGGGGGCTTCGGGTGTTCGAGGTCGACCGGCCCGGGCCGCAGGCCTGGAAGCGGCGGCGTCTTTCGGACCTCGGCTTCGGAGTGCCCGAGTGGCTGCGGCTCGTGCCGGTCGACTTCGAGGGGGACTGGTGGGGGCAGCTGGTCGGGGCCGGGCTCGACACCGGTCGGCCCGCCGTGGTGGCCTCCGCCGGCGTCACGATGTATCTGACCCCGGAGGCGATCGAGGCCACCTTCCGGCTCGTCGCGGGCCTCACCCCCGGCTCGACGCTGGTCACGACCTTCCTCCGGCCGATCGAGGACGTCGAACCGGAGGAGCAGCCACAGCTCAGGATCGCCATGAAGGGCGCCCGCGCCGCCGGGACCCCCTTCCTCAGTTTCTACCGGCCGCCGCAGATCCTCGCCCTGGCCCGCGAGACCGGCTTCCGGGAGGTCCGGCACATCTCGGCGGCGGATCTCGAACAGCGGTACTTCGCGGGCCGGACGGACGGGCTGCGGCCGTCGAGAGGGGAGGAACTGCTGGTCGCCACCACCTGAGAGCCTGTGAAGGGCCCTACGGCAGCATCGGGTAGGTGCCCGTGTTCGTCGGCGCATGCTCCGGCAGCCACAGCGCCGCCACGGCGCCCTCCGCCGGTACGTGATCCGGTGCGCCCGCCGGGCGTACGTTGCGGAAGGTCAGCCGGGCGCCCAGCACGCGGGCCTGGCCGGCAGCGATCGTCAGGCCGAGGCCGTGGCCGTGGCCCGCGCGGTCGGCGCTGCCCGTGCGGAAGCGGCTCGGACCGTCGGCCAGGAGGTCGGAGGGGAAGCCGGGGCCGTGGTCGCGGACCCGGATGACCCGGCCCTCGACGGTGACCTGGATCGGCGGCTTGCCGTGCCGAGCGGCGTTGGCGAGCAGGTTGAACAGCACGCGCTCCAGGCGGCGCGGGTCGGTCGTGAGCATCGACTCGTGCACCACCCGCACTTCGACGGCCGGGTCCTTGGCCGCCACCCGCCGGGTCACGAACTCGCCGAGCACGATGTCCTGCAGCTCGGCCCGCTCGGAGGCGCTGTCGAGGCGGGCCACCTCCAGCACGTCCTCGACGAGGGTGCGCATGGCCCTCGCGCGGTCCAGGACCAGCTCCGTGGGGCGGCCGGGCGGGAGCAGTTCGGCGGCCGTCAGCAGGCCCGTGACCGGAGTGCGCAGCTCGTGCGCGATGTCCGCGGTGACGCGCCGCTCGGCGTCCAGCCGCTGCCGCAGCGCGTCCGCCATGGCGTCCACCGCGCGCGCGAGATCGTCGGTCTCGTCCCGTACGACCCCGCCGATGGCCTCCCGTACCCGGACGTCGGTCTCGCCCTTGGCGACCTGGTTCGCGGCGGCCGCCGCCTTGCGCAGCCGCCGGGACAGCTGCCCGCCGATCATGACGCCGAGCGCGCTGCCGCAGAACACGACCGCCACGGAGCCGATGACGAGCGCCTGGTCGAGGTCCTTCATCACATTCGTGGACCGGTCCGGCACACGGCTGTGCAGGGACAGCACCCGTCCGTCCTTGGTCGGCACGGCCGCCCAGATGTCCGGCACCCCGCCATGGTCGGTGACGTCGCTGGCCTTGCGGCCATCCAGGACCTTGTCGCGCAGCGCGTCCGGCAGGTCGGGGTCGTCGATCTTGATGTTGGGGAAGTTCGGCCGCCGGTTCAGGTCGTAGTTGCGCTGCGCGATCTGGACGCGCTCATTGGCCAGGTCGCGCGCGTTGTCGAGCATCGAGACCCGGGCCGCGTTGTGCACCACGAAGCTCAGAGTGATCGCCACCAGGCCGGCCACCAGCGCGATCGCCGCGCTGAGCTTCCATCTGAGCCCGGTGCGCAGGCCCGCGCGCTCCATGCGCCGGACCGGGGAGCGAAGGATCCGCCGCATGACCGCCCCGCTCAGGCCTTCAGCTTGTAGCCGAAGCCGCGGACCGTCTCGATCCGGTCCTGGCCGATCTTCTGCCGCAGCCGCTGCACATGCACGTCGACGACCCGGGTGTCCCCGCCCCAGCCGTAGTCCCAGACACGCTCCAGCAGCTTGTCGCGGGAGAGCACGGTGCCCGGCGCGGAGGAAAACTCCAGCAGCAGGCGCATCTCGGTCGGGGTGAGCGCGACCGGCTGCCCGGCCCGGCGCACCTCCATGCCCTCGGTGTCGACCTCCAGGTCCCCGAAGGTGAGCACGGCACCGGTCAGCGGGTCCTCCGCGATCTCGGTCCGGTCGCTGCCGCCCGCGTGTCCGAAGCGGCGCAGTACGGCCCGGATCCGCGCGACCAGCACGGCCCCGTCGAACGGCTTGGTCACATAGTCGTCGGCGCCCGCCTCCAGGCCGAGGACGACGTCGATGGAGTCGGCGCGCGCCGACAGCATGATCACCGGAACGGTGGACTCGTCCCGGATCCGACGGCACAGGCTGACGCCGTCCAGACCGGGGACCATCACGTCCAGCAGGGCGATGTCGGGGCGGTCGGCCCGGAACGCCTCCAGACCCGACAGGCCGTCGGGCATGGCGGTGACCGCGAAGCCGTCCCGCTCCAGGGCGAGCTGGGTGGCCTCACGGATGACATCGTCGTCCTCGACGAACAGGACGTGGGTCTGCTCTGCCATCCCGTTGCTCTCTGTCCTCGTGGTGTGCGTGTGTGTGCGTGTGGGGGGTCAGTGGTCCGGCGCGGGCGTGGGCGTGTCGTCGTCGCCGGAGTCGAGCTCGCTGTAGTCGGTTTCGTGGGTGCT
Coding sequences:
- a CDS encoding BlaI/MecI/CopY family transcriptional regulator; this translates as MPRPLGELEDAVMTRVWKWNRPVTVREVLEDLQQERSIAYTTVMTVLDNLHQKGWVRREAEGRAYRYEAVSTRAAYAAALMNEAWSQSDNPAAALVAFFGMMSEEQRQALSDAVRMVQGPETPEAAPDTGGETARENPGSAQERDGR
- a CDS encoding amino-acid N-acetyltransferase; protein product: MSAESPEGPEGPEASAKAITVRRARTSDVPAVRRLLDTYVRGSILLDKATVTLYEDIQEFWIAERDDNAEVVGCGALHVMWEDLAEVRTLAVKPGMKGAGVGHQLLQKLLHTARWLGVRRVFCLTFEVDFFAKHGFVEIGETPVDTDVYAELLRSYDEGVAEFLGLERVKPNTLGNSRMLLHL
- a CDS encoding Lsr2 family protein codes for the protein MAQKVQVLLVDDLDGGEADETVTFALDGKTYEIDLTTANADKLRGLLDAYVKGGRRTGGRASGGRGKARAASGGSQDTAQIRAWAKENGYEVNDRGRVPASIREAYEKANA
- a CDS encoding SCO3374 family protein encodes the protein MVGSLPAVPLPRRPLDPVVPVDRTRRWYENELGWATVPARAEHPGAPVRLRVGDRFDVLEMPAEAGIAGLRHLAPASPVAVQGGRMRLLVAAGSANELPGLLDWLEWGALTLDLTATGLGGVMEAPLPPRVGRPGTLQGAAVWLRPPEPGREVEASLPALSAVGGGGGAPDLVRLVDTVATHCHRLRLRRVCAEPLALP
- a CDS encoding ATP-dependent Clp protease ATP-binding subunit: MFERFTDRARRVVVLAQEEARMLNHNYIGTEHILLGLIHEGEGVAAKALESLGISLEAVRQQVEEIIGQGQQAPSGHIPFTPRAKKVLELSLREALQLGHNYIGTEHILLGLIREGEGVAAQVLVKLGADLNRVRQQVIQLLSGYQGKETAGASGGPAEGTPSTSLVLDQFGRNLTQAARESKLDPVIGREKEIERVMQVLSRRTKNNPVLIGEPGVGKTAVVEGLAQAIVKGEVPETLKDKHLYTLDLGALVAGSRYRGDFEERLKKVLKEIRTRGDIILFIDELHTLVGAGAAEGAIDAASILKPMLARGELQTIGATTLDEYRKHLEKDAALERRFQPIQVAEPSLPHTIEILKGLRDRYEAHHRVSITDEALVQAATLADRYISDRFLPDKAIDLIDEAGSRMRIRRMTAPPDLREFDEKIAGVRRDKESAIDSQDFEKAASLRDKEKQLLAAKAKREKEWKAGDMDVVAEVDGELIAEVLATATGIPVFKLTEEESSRLLRMEDELHKRVIGQVDAVKALSKAIRRTRAGLKDPKRPGGSFIFAGPSGVGKTELSKALAEFLFGDEDALISLDMSEFSEKHTVSRLFGSPPGYVGYEEGGQLTEKVRRKPFSVVLFDEVEKAHPDIFNSLLQILEDGRLTDSQGRVVDFKNTVIIMTTNLGTRDISKGFNLGFAASGDKKSNYERMKNKVSDELKQHFRPEFLNRVDDVVVFPQLTQGDILKIVDLMVAKVDERLKDRDMGIELSQSAKELLSTKGYDQVLGARPLRRTIQREIEDTLSEKILFGELRPGHIVVVDTEGEGETKTFTFRGEEKSALPDAPPIEQAAGGAGPNLSKEA
- a CDS encoding HAD family acid phosphatase, whose protein sequence is MRSRRPWARRAAVTAVSASALMALAVPANAATSTEDVDHATWQKDCQTVMDQALPYLKQRIAAAGPGEKQAIVFDIDNTTLETDFGFSFPQPANKPVLDVAEYAQAHGVSLFFVTARPGIIYAPTEWNLEHDGYDVSGLYARGLFDLFKDVAAYKTAQRVDIENKGYTIIANVGNSATDLSGGHAEKAFKLPDYDGQLS
- a CDS encoding M23 family metallopeptidase, with the protein product MSSRVTSRSSRTSQLRTRAAVLAAGLGVSVVLGAGVAAAADATSASSAASAASAVEAQAAAQAKAAKAAASAKVKAQAAAEKTAAKKAAAAKKAAVAKKAAAAKKAVSWVHPVKKYKLSAKFNQAGGMWQSTHSGQDFAVSSGTDVVAAHGGTVVKAGGNGAGDGPAYGNAIVIRHGNGTYSQYAHLSRIDVRVGQVVATGQHIARSGNTGNSSGPHLHFEIRRTPNFGSAVDPVAFLRAKGLSL